cacacccacacccaccacccacacacacaccacacccacacacacacacccacacacccacacacacccacacacacacacacccacacacactCTCTTCCAACCTCATTTCACTTTACCCGGCTTTCTAaccaaaattaaaaaatgaaaatgatgatgatgaaaattctgTTCTTTAGCCCTATCATACTTTTACATAACCCTAAGTAGCCCTAGTAAACGTTTACATAGCCCTCATTTACTTCTCCTCCAAGCCCTATTCATCTTTACCCGGCCTTTCAGCCAAAACgcgaaacgaaaaaaaaaaaagccactTGGCCAGCTCACCAGACGAAACTACTTCTATTTGGCCTTGTAGCCCTCCTCTCTCTGATGAAAACTGTTATTATCCATTGTTTCGGCTTACCTTCTCTGTCCCGTCATCATGTTCCCTGATAACCTAGCCTCCTGGCCACAGTCTTCCCACGACACAGTCTTCCCACGACACAGTCTTCCCACGACACAGTCTTCCCACGACTTTGGACCGTAGCCATTGATTTGGCCAACACGAAGACTCTAGGCAACATGTTTGGAAGGATTGAGACTCAATATGGAGACGTTGCCTTGCTACTACTCAGAGGTACTTTGCTCTTCTCCAAGAGGTCATggctttaattttttttttttcttaattctGAGATTTGCTATGACTTTCTTATTCGCTTTTAGATCTTTGCTGAATAATATCATGTCATCAACGAATAGACATATTGTGACTTgactatttttgaacacaCACGACCATCCACGTACTTCGTCCATGCCACATTGCTTTATTAAGTATGATTTAATAGTTTCATACCAGTTTGCACCACTTTGTTTTAAACCATAAagtgatttctttaaacttagtaatttattattcaatcCTAGATGTGGTGGAGGTCTTATGTATAATTCCTCTTTGATGTCGGCATACAAGTAAGCGGAGGATACGTCTAGTTGTGTGACATAGTAGTCATTATCTAATGCAAGTGACAAAGATGTCATCAGTGCATAATGATGTACAGTATTGGATTGCATGCCCGGATCATATGTATCGGGATGCTGTATGTCACCTCTTGCAACAAATCTAGCCTTATGTGTTCCGTCACGCTTCTTGTTGAATACAAGCACTGAGCTTatcatattcttggaaCCCATCGAGTTTCTATCATAATACTTGTCTGTTTCCCAagcattcatttttaatagtTGGTTAACTTCTTTATGATATGCTTCAGTatatttctccttttcttcattactCTTATTATATGTGATTGCTTCATCATATCTTAAGGTCGTTCGGAATGGTTTGATTGACTTTACCGCCTTTACAGCTGCAATTAAATGAATACGTTTTTTTGACCTTGGTGGTTCTAGACTATGCATGCTCTTTTCTTACCTTTGGTATTTGTAAAGACATTAGAATCATCCATACCACCCAAACTGGAATTAGTTTGACGAGAGTGGATAGGTGGaggttctttcaaagattgacGAAGCTTAATAGATAAGGAGCGGTTAAGCGATTGATATCAGCATCAAAGGTAAGTGCATCATAATTGCATTGGTCCAATCTGGATTGTTCATCATGCCAAATAACGTAATCAGTAGTgtctattgttttcttcaaagatggaACATAGATAATATAACCATATGAGTTTCGTAATGGATGTAAGGCGCAACCAGGAATACCACGAGggcaaatttttgaaccgGGACTGTGATTGTTGACTACAACAGTTTGACCGAATGGTAATAGAGTACTGATATCAAGTCCTGCTAAACCAGCATGTTGTCGTGGgtaattcttgttttttggcgaaattaaagaatttctgaTAATGGTGGAGAATTCGACTGCTGAAAACCATAGACGATTTAATAAACCGCTGCACCGTAGATGTGTGCGACGGTCGTCTAATAAGGTACGGTTTGATCGTTCAGCAATACCATGTGCTCTGGAatctgctgttgttgtatAGCATGGAGTTATACCGCGTTccataaagaaattacggAGGCTCTTGTTAGTGTACTCGGGTCCTCTGTCCATTTGTACGACTAAACCGTTGGCATTGAATTGATTGCCAATGAAggctattatttttgtaaatacgTCTAAAATAGATTGCTCACGACGATCGAGTAATGGATAAACCCATTTGAATCTCGTCTTCTCATCAGTAAATGAGATAAAATAGGAAGGTGCACTCTTTGGCAGATGGTGAACAGGGCCAAATATATCGGTATGTAAGTACTGAAAGGGTTGATAAGATTCTTGGTACTTTAGTCGTGATCCTTTGACATGTCTATGTTTAGTGCTTTTGCCAACTAAACAGTCTGGACATTGATAAGTAGTAGAATCAGACCAGTCTACATCCGATTCTCTCAAGTATGTGATCGAACTATTCTTGAGAGAATGTCTAATTGTTCTAGCGTTTGCATGCCCAAGCATTCGATGAATCAAAGCGTACGGATATTTATGTGTAGATTTGCTGGTGTTAACGTTATTAGCAGTTTGCCTCTGTAAGGTTGACGGAATTAAAAAGTCCTTGGAGAGCCAGTAAAAGTCTCCATGTTTAACAATAGGGGCAAGGATAGTACCGTCGGATAGTTCTAAAGTATTTTTAGTGAGGTAAGCAGTGATATTTTGGTTAGCCAGTTATGTTTCGAGTGTTTAGTGCGGTTATTGACGTCCGAGCAttattctgaaaattaAAGTGGAGATTACTAGTAGCGCTGATTGGCATCTCTTGCTTTTGCGCATCATGTAGACTTATCGAATCATTCGGTGATGCGGAGTGCAAGAATTGTGGTGACCGTTATTTGAAATGTTTCGGCGGGGATACTGCCGTTGTATTCAAGTTGAGCAAGTGTCATCTTGATTGTCGGTTTGTCAGAATTTCTGCATAATTGATTTTtagaatcttctttcactggtctgataattcttgtcatcttcgtaacaccgtatatgataatcttctagttacgtgattgaatgtattaataaGCTGTAGcggtaattgatggatagttgactattgttccaacatttCCCATACTCATGCCCTTAGTCATGCGATTCTCTTCCTTCATGCCCATACGGCCATACTTTCAGCACATCGAACCATGACGTATCCTTTTCTACCTTCTGCCGCTTCCTCAGCCTAAACTACTCCAGATACCCTTCAACCAAGACTACAAACCTTACATCCTCTTGTGATCTACCATCTTGCTTACTCACTGCTACAAATCATTAATATTCTTGCGAAACTCTTACTCACTCACTACctctattttttgtttactttttcttggttgtCTTGTTAACCTTCCCCTTCGCAGTTGTCTCTCGCTACTACTGTGCAACCAACATTAAATCAAAACAGTgaaatttagaaaaaaacatatattCTCCCAAAATGTTCTTATAATATACTACACAATACATAATCAGTGACAGCTATAACAACGTCCATCACTCTCCAACTTCTCTGCTGGAATCTCtacataataatatatcaatCTTACCGTCTGGAACATCATCGCTACC
Above is a window of Saccharomyces kudriavzevii IFO 1802 strain IFO1802 genome assembly, chromosome: 10 DNA encoding:
- the SKDI10G0010 gene encoding uncharacterized protein, which produces MHSLEPPRSKKRIHLIAAVKAVKSIKPFRTTLRYDEAITYNKSNEEKEKYTEAYHKEVNQLLKMNAWETDKYYDRNSMGSKNMISSVLVFNKKRDGTHKARFVARGDIQHPDTYDPGMQSNTVHHYALMTSLSLALDNDYYVTQLDVSSAYLYADIKEELYIRPPPHLGLNNKLLSLKKSLYGLKQSGANWYETIKSYLIKQCGMDEVRGWSCVFKNSQVTICLFVDDMILFSKDLKANKKVIANLRIKKKKKLKP
- the SKDI10G0020 gene encoding integrase catalytic domain-containing protein; translation: MLGHANARTIRHSLKNSSITYLRESDVDWSDSTTYQCPDCLVGKSTKHRHVKGSRLKYQESYQPFQYLHTDIFGPVHHLPKSAPSYFISFTDEKTRFKWVYPLLDRREQSILDVFTKIIAFIGNQFNANGLVVQMDRGPEYTNKSLRNFFMERGITPCYTTTADSRAHGIAERSNRTLLDDRRTHLRCSGLLNRLWFSAVEFSTIIRNSLISPKNKNYPRQHAGLAGLDISTLLPFGQTVVVNNHSPGSKICPRGIPGCALHPLRNSYGYIIYVPSLKKTIDTTDYVIWHDEQSRLDQCNYDALTFDADINRLTAPYLLSFVNL